Genomic DNA from Hordeum vulgare subsp. vulgare chromosome 2H, MorexV3_pseudomolecules_assembly, whole genome shotgun sequence:
TGAATAATGTTTGCCGTGTGCTGGCAGTCGGCAAAAAAGCAAGTCGGATGACCTAACCAGGTCTAGGGCCCAATGGGCACAGTTGGGTCCTTTGCCATCTACTTTTGGGCTTTTTGCTGtccgctagcagatggcaaagaaaggCATGACGTCAAATACGTTATTTGCCATtagtcccttctttgtcgtctgctttttgtAAGCTGATGGCAAAAAccgtctttgtcgtccgctagcacacAACAAAGAAGTGATAGACGGAAAATTTCCTGATTCTAGTAATGACTCGAAAATTCCGAGATGAAATCAATAGGcaatagaaggttggtatgtGCTCTTCGATGGGACTGAGTTGTTAGGGTTTAAGTAGTCGCTCGATCAAGTGTAACTCGGAGAATCTAGTGTTTCTCGTGGGTCTGATTTGAATTTTGGATTTTGGACAGGTAAGAATGTAAGGGTGAATGTAAGGGTgtggctgagggttttggagctataTCTCGATTTATTTGAGCAAATGATTCATGATCAAAACTTcaccctcttttaatagtattagctttacTATGGAGTCAatgtaatcttggatcatttaACCAGAAATATAGTCTTGAACCTTGTCAATGTTCGTGTTTTGCATTTTGAGGGGTCCACATATCCATCCTATAGCCATACCTACATTCAACTTTACCTAAAATATTATTTAAGGAGCATTAGTTTAAtgatatatatgttgttattTACCAAAATTATTCATGAATTAGATGCACTTTTAGAAACGTCATTCATAAGTACTCTTCTCCGCTCTTCGTTGAAACGATTACTATTGATCTACTTACACGAAGGTGCTACACTCCCCTACGTGTACCATCAATCTTTTAATGAGTTGTATTATGCTGGCCCGCGTGTTGGGGAGCTCCTATTGCGCACCTTGAGCGCCACAGAAGGCAACCGGCGCCCACAACCGCGTCTAGATGGGCCGACCCAAGAACAAGCGCGGCCACAGATGTAAATTAATTGTGTAATTTGTAAAAGAGTTCATCAAACTACAAAAAAAGTTCAGtcaattttaaaaattgttcactaATTTTAATAAAAGTTCATAATTTTTGAAAATAAGCTAATCGATTTTGGAAAAATCGTCATTCatttttaaaaatagttcacAACAAAAACAGTTCAGcgattttaaaaaaagttcatcgatcttGGAAAAAAGTTTATCGAAtccgaaaaaagttcatcgatgttGGAAAAAAGATCATGGATCCGAAAAAAGTTCGTCGAATAAAAAAATTAAATTTAAAAAAAACTCATCTATGTTGGAAAAAAGATcatcgatccaaaaaaagttcatcaaattttaaaaagttaATCGGATTTGAAAAAAAGTTAAGTGATTTTGAAAACGTTCATTGAATTTTCAAAAAGTTAATGtactttgaaaaaagttcatcaaatttgaaaaaatggtCAGCGATTTTGAAAAACGTTCACAGAAATTTAAAAATATTAATGGATTTTGAAAATCGTTCATCCAATTTAAAAAAGTTCACTGATTTTAAAAAACGTTCATCAAATTTAAAAATACTTAACGGattttaaaaaatcatgaaatTTAGAAAAAGTTCATAATTTCTTGAAAAAGgttcatcaaattttaaaaaagttcatctagTTTGAAAAAGAAATTTACGGATTTTAAATAAAAATTGATTGTTTTCTAAAGAACCatctattttttaaaaaaatcattagtttttttaaaaaaattcattcaatttagaaaaaaaaagaggaaaaacatccgagaaagaaaataaaaatgaaaaacagaggaaaagatATAACAAGAAAAGGTTGGAAAGATGAAATTGAACACGTGAGGTGAATGGAGCCGGTCGGTTTGTGTAGCGAGTGCACTGTGCCCTCGACGAAGTGGTCACACGTTCGAATTGTAGAGCTCGCACATTTTTTGGATTTTAGAAAACAGAAGAAATAAGATAGAATTGGCCGAGCCCAACTAACCCTGATGCAAGCGTCGGTTAACAGAAACAAGAAGAAACCGACGCCTGCAGCGCTGAATAGGAAATGCCCGCGTGCTGTGCCTAAAAGATCAGGCATACCCACTTACCTAAATTGGGCCAGCCTGTGTCAAATATCGTTGGGCTGCATATTTTTGGCTTGTTGGGCTATATTTCTATTGGGTTATctcatctcccctaataataaagcgcagcGCTTCTGACGTCCGTCGTCGGTCATTTCATAGAAAAGCCCTCGCAGTTTTaggtaattaacccgcagtccaattttaagtcagaacgaaccgtttttttttgtcattttgcagaaaagtcctcacaattttagataatcaacccgcggtccatcttttagtcacagccgaaccgttttttttttgcatttttcataaATACCTGATGTTTTAGGTAATCAATCCGTCGTCTCTATGTAAGTCAGCCGAAacgtttttttgttttaacaaaaaaaaccctgactttttagttaatcaatccatattttatctaaaacaaaattattcatatcttttaagccgtaactccgattttaatttgttatatatgaaatttgattgaaaaaatgtgtagaatctaaataggatgttatttttagctgttgaatactttttaaatattatttttggtgcaaacttaatctgtagtgcacggtcctttttttttctctctttccgacgaccatacgaattgcaataaatatccattaaattcaaaccaaattgagaggaaagaaaacatcgttaaccacacatgcacacctttgaaaaATCTCGTggagggagaaacaacatatttctcatcttattccgagtgattgtacattcaaacacgttttcgttgtgtgagcactgaggccatcgtcgacaacacaaatgtgatgccatgtgaaaatatattgcgttcaaagcgtgtgttattttctctttcgttgcaacgcacgagtTTTTTTTCTATTAACTCACAAGTATGAAAaataagcaaaagaagctaatctTTTTTCTtttagcaaaaaaataaaaaaagctaATCGGGCGATGCCAGCCTGGATGGCTTGCCGCAACCTCAGGGCCGAGCATGTCCCATGACGGACCGTATGCCGGGCACAGCCGTTTAGCACGGGCTATGCTGGCATCCTACTACACACGCTGGTCTGCCAAGCACGGCCTGTTGCTGGATTGAGGCGGCCCATGGGCTTCTCTTTCCGCTCACACTCTTCTTCGCCTCAGCCACCAAGATCCAGTCAGTAATAGGTGCACCTCTCCTCTTGTTCCAGCATCACCAGAACCACGCCGTCCGGTCCACCCCGAGAGGAGAGCGCAGCCACAGGCCACAGCGGCATGCCGGCGACGCCGACCATCATCGGTGCCCTGCTGGGGCTGGGCACCCAGATGTACTCCAACGCCCTCCGGAAGCTCCCCTACATGCGCCGTATGGCCCTTTTCCGATCCATCCCTCCCTGTCCGCCTTCCCCTTTTGTTGATTTCTTGATCTATCCTCACGGTGCATCCTGCCATCCATCCGCAGTCCCGGTTCCTTATATCGTCTGATCTGTAATCATTTATGTGCCTCCAAGTATGTGTTGGTTTGGGCGCCTTTGTTGGCCGTAAGAGCGATAGATTTACGATGTGGTTCTTGATTTGTGTTTAGTGGGTTCTTAGATTGGGATTCAGTCACTACCTTGGCCTTGACAAGACCGAATGGTAGGATTTTCTGTAGAAAGTTCCCGTAATTTTCGATTGCAGTACTACAATATGATACCACCAATTACTGTTTGACTTGATTTATGAACACATACTGTCGAAATATTAGCTCCTTTTGTTCTGATCCCCTCATTTCATTAATTTTGTTATCTGGCTTTGTAACATCCTAGTTGCAGGTTCTATTCCTTCTCATGTGGTTTCCCTTTTTTGTTTTAGATCCCTGGGAGCATGTGCTGGGAATGGGTCTGGGTGTAGTGTTTGTAAACCAACTGGTGAAGTTTGACGAGAAGGTCAAGGTGGACCTTGACAAGATGCTTGAGCGTGCGAAACACGCCAATGAGCAGCGCTACTTTGGTTTGTGCTTATTTCCTCTAACATTTTGGAATCCTGATTATATGCTACTCCCTTCTTCCATGTTTAATTGTTTATAAGGCCCGAGGTGCACACACAATTTTATGGTAAACTTTGGCACATGTTTGCGCAAATGATATTTGGTTTATCTGCAAAAAAGTTATGCCATTACAGGAACATTCTTCAATACGGATCCATGGTATTACTTTTGCGTCATGGGGACCTCGTACTAGTAGTTTAATTGTTGGTCAAGAGGCTCTGAGGATCATTAGTGCTGTTTGAAGAATTGTTATGTTATCACAGCAATAACTTTTATATGCCTTCATGAATTCTAATATGGTGAACTAGTGATCTTTTTACCAATCAGCTTGGTAAACTGTACACTATTGATTCAACCGCTGTTGCTCACAGTAATGATACTAGATTTGCAGAATCACTGAGTGGCATACACAATTAATATGTCACTACTTAAACATGGatgtcttttcttgattttgtGTTGATTTTGAATGAAAATTGGTAGCTTATGAGGTAGATTCGCAAAATTTCCTCTTGCCCTTGTTTAAACTGGGAATGGTATATGAATTTGTAAGGTTTCAAAATTCTGGGATTTTTTCATATGACATCAGTCATGAGGGATGTAGGTTGAACTAGCTTTCTGAGTAACATTCAGATCATTTTCCCAAAAACTATAGGCCCCCTCTGTCGAAATCCAATTTGACCCAAGCTGCTACACTGTTTTCACCTGAAATTTAGTAGATAGCAGCGAACCACAGAGGGCTAGGGTTTCTGAAAACTTATCCAGATGGAGCGCAGTGCATAACTTTGAGCCCTACATTTATTTCTTCTGACCACAGAGGGCGAGGATTCATCCTTGTATAGGACATCTGTTTGGCCGTATTGTTGTGTTGTGCATAGTCATCATCTCATATAAGAAGCTTCTGGCAAATAAATAAGATAAATCAATGCACTGTTCATTTGGGGATCTCGGAGAGACCCTGACAGTAATGCATTAGGCAGATCTATCCCCCTGGCTATTAGTAGTACCTTGCAGCAGTGTGGATTTTGCTCTCTGCTACCTTTCATCCCGATTTTCATTCTAATCCAGTGCGTTAGCATGCATTTGTGGACAAGGTTGAGCTATACCTACCTCCTGATTTGATACGTTAGCCATTTTATTTCCAGTTTTCTGTCTTTTCTTATGTTTAATCAAGCCACAAAACTTTATTTTATCTGCCATCACCTGTGATAGTCCTTAATTTCTACTTTGAAGCATAATATTTCTGCTCCTTGCATGCATTTTAGTTCTTAGTGGACTATTGTTTTTTGCAGTCTTTACTAAATTATTGACTACTATAAAAGTTCAAttagagaactactccctccgtcacagtttataaggcgtgcacgtgtacctaggacgtcaatttgacttatataaaatatattatttaacataaaaattatatcattagaaaataggacatctaaagtttctaatgatatattttttgtaatatatgtctctcattaagttggttaaattgacaacctagatacacgtgccggacttataaactgaaacggagggagtactaatagTCATCTCATTATTTTAGACCCTTGCTCTGTAATGAGGCTCACGGCACATAGGTAATACCTACCATATGTACCCACAAAGTGAATACCGCAACAAGAATCAACATTGCCATTACCTTGTTTGGAGGTAAATCAACCAGATAGGTGGTAGTTTCCCTCCTATCATCTTAGATATGGAGGGAAAAATCATGGATCAAGAAATGGGGATTATGCGGAAACAAAGCAATATGTTGGAAATGTGACTGCCTAATCTCCATTTTCTGTGACTACCTTTTTTATGAAGTACATTTCCATTTGCCGAAACAAATTTGTGAACATATCAGATCAAAACTTGATTGATTCTGTGACTGCCCTTTTTATGAAGTACATTTGCATTTGCATCCTTCTTTATCTTCTAGAACAAATAAGGCGGGAGTTAACACAAAATTATATGCTACAACCATGTTATCTGGCTTCTAGTGGAGGCCTGGATGAACAGTATGAAGAGATTAAGTTTTCTTCTTAAAACTGCCTGACTCTACGAACTCTTCCTGTAGAAATGACCAGAGCAGTTCAATATATTTGATATCCAACAGTTGTAATGCTGAATATTAAATAAATGTTTGTACATGGTTGATAGTGCGACCAAGTAATTTAAGGATAAGCCAAGTAACTTGACAATTTTGTTCACATCAAAAGCTATCTATATACTACTATATATTTGATATTGTTGTGCTCATAGACTTTTGTTCAAATTATTTACAGAGGAAGACGACGATTAGCTATTCAAATTTGTTTGGCGACAACCGGGCTTTCTGCAGTTTGCATTGGTCAGAGAACATCCATGTGTAGTTTCTGTATGAAGACTGTCTCGCGTTTCATCTGCGGTAGTGTAATAAACTGATGTTTTACTATGCTCGGGTTGTCCGGGAGACCATTTACGGTACTTGAATCTGATTGATTACCCTCTCTAAAGCATTTTTATTCAAGTTCAAATGATGACATCATCCATACCCTCTTTTGATTGTGCAAAGCAAATGATCAACTTATCTACCTACCTCATTCTTTTTGGTGTCGCTGCTAGGCAGGACGTTCTTGAGGGATCTCAATGATGACTGGCAAATTTTGTTTTTGAACTATTTTTATTTCTTAGAAATTTGCATCGCTTGTACGCACAATCTCCAAGACCAGTCAAATTCAAAGCTAAGCAATCCAATCAAATCAAAGGGGAAAACCCCAGCTTTTGTTGCCTCTTTTCATGCGAGAAAACCAACCCAAATTAGCTGAAACAAGAAACAGTTGATAAAAATCTCCTAGGACGCCTCCGGTGCCTTTGCAATCTTAGCGCTTCTGCTCTCCGGCTCGGTAGTAGTCGAGGGTAGCGTGGAGCAGCAGATCGGAGATCTGCCGTGCCGTCGGCCTCTCCCCCGGCGCCGGCCTGGTGCACCGTAGCGCCACCTGGAGGACCTCCGCCATGGACGACTCCTCGTGCGGAGCCAGCGGCTTGAGCGCAGGGTCGAACACCTGGTCCGTGGCCGGCGACGGCGCGTCAACCCGGGACTGCACCCATCGCACCATGTCCATGTCCACGTCGCCGCCAAAGGTCTTGTCGGTGGGCAGGAGGCCGGTGACGAGCTCCATGAGCACGATGCCCGTGCTGTACACGTCGCTCTTCTCCGTCGCCTTGAGGCTGTAAGCACATTCTGCACGAACATGCAGATGGTCAGTGATAACTACGACTAGCTACAGCATGCATGCAGATGGTCATATAACTGGGGGCATATGTGCAACTTTTTTTTTTATTTGAACCGGGCAAACCCCTTTCCATTACTTGACATAACGGAAATGCATATGTGCAACTGCCAACTACTCTGTCT
This window encodes:
- the LOC123426027 gene encoding uncharacterized protein LOC123426027, translated to MPATPTIIGALLGLGTQMYSNALRKLPYMRHPWEHVLGMGLGVVFVNQLVKFDEKVKVDLDKMLERAKHANEQRYFEEDDD